The following coding sequences are from one Cercospora beticola chromosome 4, complete sequence window:
- a CDS encoding uncharacterized protein (antiSMASH:Cluster_1) encodes MLLLFCLLINCIVRAHLIPKPEDSQYCAIACSAIIGRIKFEQKPAENPVCSGVLAVQSVFHCVDHYCELDDINRGLDYLNWTCTQEKRSFLSPYQLASTNNLTVINAQEAKGTRYTQIVIPSEEYYQTALGSTVTRYAATAASWNFAFGLYGFWGVVMLIGILQRIIRARPARLFPSSWPALQRVPSVPSPAFSPPGKVVTTIIIAYTTLCIIACFPAYKTYRGNIYYASERIELGKYISNRLGILTAANIPLIWLFAARNNPLLWVSGWSYPVFSQFHRWTARITALLAIAHGIGYSITNSYKKTYYVTWNESYWRWGVIALLAICVLAATSIPILLARYYDLFLIMHTACAAVGLAGVYYHHNELLERNTYHLFVWIAVAVWIAERLLRLVRITRNGYAQINTYAKLTLPEGSDMLRLDVTEHFKNSHHAPGLGQYYFIREPLRWKGWESHPFTLCSWPLSTSAPNSRLEFSKGAAIETNAHRSKESSMGYCFLISPRRGFTSRLKNLASSPASSSAISPQRVEHQGRNVRLLLEGPYPVATLALAPSGSMLLLVAGGSGISSCIPRLYQYISHENYLGVHLVWVVRSMGTFNDVREHELASLLMNEKQTRGVEISVYVTSSPASDSGQGRNTERASREADDQPQNTQTLYKTYSGRPDLDTLIKTECEKASVNFSSLSIFCCGPPSLAMRCRAATKASKSAGGGPPTEFVAHEHGW; translated from the exons ATGCTACTACTGTTCTGCCTTCTCATAAACTGTATAGTGAGAGCACATCTGATACCGAAACCCGAGGATTCTCAGTACTGTGCAATAGCATGCTCAGCTATCATCGGCCGGATCAAATTCGAACAGAAACCAGCCGAAAACCCAGTCTGCTCTGGAGTGCTCGCAGTTCAATCAGTCTTCCATTGCGTCGACCATTATTGTGAGCTGGACGATATTAACCGGGGCTTGGACTATCTGAACTGGACATGTACTCAAGAGAAGCGCTCATTTTTGAGCCCATACCAGCTGGCCAGCACCAATAATTTGACTGTGATTAATGCTCAAGAGGCCAAAGGGACCCGGTACACACAGATTGTCATACCTAGCGAGGAGTACTACCAGACTGCACTGGGATCGACA GTCACACGATATGCTGCGACGGCAGCCTCTTGGAATTTTGCCTTCGGCTTATACGGCTTTTGGGGCGTAGTCATGCTAATAGGCATCTTGCAGCGAATTATTCGAGCAAGGCCTGCAAGACTTTTTCCCAGCAGTTGGCCAGCTCTACAACGTGTTCCAAGCGTCCCCTCTCCCGCGTTCAGCCCGCCTGGAAAAGTCGTGACCACTATCATAATAGCCTACACAACGCTTTGCATCATCGCCTGTTTCCCCGCATACAAAACCTATCGGGGTAATATCTACTACGCCAGCGAAAGGATCGAGTTGGGGAAGTATATCTCCAATCGGCTGGGAATTTTGACTGCCGCTAATATTCCGCTCATTTGGTTGTTTGCTGCTCGAAATAATCCCCTTCTATGGGTATCTGGATGGTCTTACCCGGTTTTCAGTCAGTTTCATCGTTGGACCGCACGCATTACAGCTCTGCTGGCCATTGCACACGGGATAGGCTACTCAATCACGAATTCCTACAAAAAGACATATTACGTGACCTGGAATGAGAGCTACTGGCGTTGGGGAGTGATA GCGCTTCTCGCGATTTGTGTCCTCGCCGCTACATCCATTCCCATACTTCTGGCCCGCTACTACGACTTGTTCCTTATCATGCATACGGCCTGCGCCGCTGTAGGCTTGGCCGGCGTCTACTATCATCACAACGAGCTCCTCGAAAGAAATACCTATCACCTGTTCGTCTGGATTGCCGTGGCCGTATGGATCGCGGAACGTCTGCTCCGGCTCGTCAGAATCACGCGGAACGGATATGCTCAGATCAATACTTATGCCAAGCTTACCCTTCCAGAAGGCTCAGACATGCTGAGGCTAGATGTCACAGAGCACTTCAAGAATTCGCATCATGCACCAGGGCTCGGACAGTACTATTTCATACGCGAGCCACTTCGGTGGAAAGGATGGGAAAGCCATCCCTTTACGCTCTGTTCTTGGCCTCTGAGTACTTCGGCTCCAAACAGTCGACTAGAGTTCTCGAAAGGCGCGGCGATTGAGACCAACGCACACAGGAGCAAGGAATCGAGTATGGGGTACTGTTTTCTAATCAGCCCTCGCAGGGGCTTTACAAGTAGATTGAAGAATCTAGCTTCAAGTCCCGCCTCCTCGTCTGCGATATCTCCGCAGAGGGTTGAACATCAAGGCAGGAACGTTCGTCTTTTGCTGGAAGGTCCTTACCCTGTTGCTACTCTCGCATTGGCCCCATCTGGTTCCATGCTTCTTCTGGTAGCAGGGGGCTCTGGGATCAGCTCTTGTATCCCTCGGCTCTATCAATACATCTCTCACGAAAATTACCTCGGAGTCCATCTGGTCTGGGTAGTCCGTTCCATGGGGACCTTCAACGACGTTCGCGAGCATGAGCTGGCCAGCTTGCTTATGAATGAGAAGCAGACGAGGGGTGTAGAGATCAGTGTTTACGTGACCTCCTCACCAGCTTCAGACAGTGGGCAAGGGCGGAACACAGAGCGAGCGAGTCGTGAAGCAGACGATCAGCCGCAAAACACCCAGACCTTATACAAGACGTATTCTGGTCGGCCAGACCTCGACACTTTGATCAAAACCGAGTGCGAGAAGGCCAGTGTCAATTTCTCGTCTCTCAGCATCTTCTGTTGTGGACCGCCTTCTTTAGCAATGAGATGTAGAGCTGCTACCAAAGCTTCAAAAAGTGCAGGGGGTGGGCCACCGACAGAGTTTGTTGCACATGAACATGGATGGTGA